The genomic segment AATCTTTCGGCGCGTGACAGACGATGGCGGTCATGTTCTCTTTGTCGGATTGTGTCGTCATTGCATGGTCCTGCTAAAAGGAGTCGAGGGGAATTTACTTTCTACGGTCGCGGCTAATGTAGATCGCGAGCAGAATGATTCCGCCCTTGATCACGTTCTGCACATACGGATTCACGCCGACCATGTTCAGGCCGTTGTTCAGCACGCCGAGCAGCAACGCGCCGATCAACGTGCCGATGATCGAGCCGCGTCCACCGGAAATCGACGTGCCGCCCATCACCACAGCGGCAATCGCATCGAGTTCGAAGCCGACGCCCGCGTTCGGCTGGCCGCTCATCAAACGCGCGGTCAGAACGATGGACGCGAACGCGGACGTCAAACCCGCAATCGTGTAGACGATCAGCTTCACGCGCGCCACGCGCACGCCGGACAAACGCGTCGCCTGTTCATTGCCGCCAATCGCGTAGACGTAGCGGCCGAACGGCATGCGTTCGAGCAGCACCCACGCGATCACGTAGATCACCGCCATGATCACGACAGGCGCCTGAATGCCGAGAATCTTGCCGCTGCCGAAGAAGCTGACCCAGTCGGGCAAGCCGTCAATTGGATAACCGCCGGTGTAGATCAGCGCAAGCCCGCGAGCGATGCCCATGGTCGCCAGCGTGACGATGATCGGCGGCATGCCCGCGAACGCGACGAAGAAGCCGTTGGCCGCGCCGAATCCCAATCCGACCGCGATGCCCACTGCCAGCGCGGCGACAGCGTTCATGCCGGCGACCATCAAACCGGCGGCGAGCGTGCCCGCCAATGCCATCACCGAGCCCACCGAGAGGTCGATGCCGCCGGTGAGAATCACGCACGTCATGCCGACCGCAATGATCGCGTTGATCGATACCTGGCGCAGCACGTTCTCGATGTTCGCCGCGGAG from the Paraburkholderia fungorum genome contains:
- a CDS encoding ABC transporter permease is translated as MNTPNPSSSPKTSTVSSDTPGAPVRFTWAALKRSTLFYPFIGLLVVCIVMVFASDSFLSAANIENVLRQVSINAIIAVGMTCVILTGGIDLSVGSVMALAGTLAAGLMVAGMNAVAALAVGIAVGLGFGAANGFFVAFAGMPPIIVTLATMGIARGLALIYTGGYPIDGLPDWVSFFGSGKILGIQAPVVIMAVIYVIAWVLLERMPFGRYVYAIGGNEQATRLSGVRVARVKLIVYTIAGLTSAFASIVLTARLMSGQPNAGVGFELDAIAAVVMGGTSISGGRGSIIGTLIGALLLGVLNNGLNMVGVNPYVQNVIKGGIILLAIYISRDRRK